A segment of the Bufo bufo chromosome 5, aBufBuf1.1, whole genome shotgun sequence genome:
cagcaagtgaaatgcatgcttaatcggattcaggtcaggtgattgacttggtcattgcataacattccacttctttccctttaaaaactctttggttgcttttgcagtatgctttgggtcattgtccatctgcactgtgaagcgccatccaatgagttctgaagcatttggctgaatatgagcggataatattgcccgaaacacttcagaattcatcctgctgcttttgtcagcagtcacatcatcaataaatacaagagaaccagttccattggcagccatacatgcccacgccatggcactaccaccaccatgcttcactgatgaggtggtatgcttaggatcatgagcagttcctttccttctccatactcttctcttcccatcactctggtacaagttgatcttggtctcatctgtccataggatgttgttccagaactgtgacggcttttttagatgtcgtttggcaaactctaatctggccttcctgtttttgaggctcactaatggtttacatcttgtggtgaaccctctgtattcactctggtgaagtcttctcttgattgttgactttgacacacatacacctacctcctggagagtgttcttgatctggccaactgttgtgaagggtgttttcttcaccagggaaagaattcttcggtcatccaccacatttGTTTTccggtggtcttccgggtcttttggtgttgctgagctcaccggttcgttccttctttttaaggctactttcacacttgcgttcggagcggatccgtctgatgtttcatcagacggatccgctccgataatgcagacgttcgcatccgttcagaacggatccgtctgcattaaaacttagaaaattttctaagtgtgaaagttgtctgagcggatccgtccagactttacattgaaagtcaatggggaacggatccgcttgaagattgagctatatggtgtcatcttcaagcggatccgcccccattgacttacattgtaagtctggacggatccgctcgcctccgcacggccaggcggacacccgaacgctgcaagcagcgttcaggtgtccgctcactgagcggaggctgaacgctggcaggcggatgcattctcagtggatccgcctccactgagaatgcattggggccagacggatgcgttcggggccgctcgtgagccccttcaaacggagcgcacgagcggacacccgaacgctagtgtgaaagtagcctaagaatgttccaaacagttgttttggccatgcctaatgtttttgctatctctctgatgggtttgttttgttttttcagcctaatgatggcttgcttcactgatagtgacagctctttggatctcatcttgagagttgacagcaacagattccaaatgcaaatagcagacttgaaatgacctctggaccttttatctgctcatggtaattgggataatgagggaataacacacacctggccatggaacagctgagaagccaattgtcccattacttttggttccttaacaagggggaggcacatatgcaaactgttgtaattcctgcaccattcacctgatttggatgtaaatatcctcaaattaaagctgacagtctgcagttaaagcacatcttgttcgtttcatttcaaatccattgtggtggtgtatagagccaaaaatgttagaattgtgtcgatgtcccaatatttatggacctgactgtatatctcccCGTCTCgctgatcaaaacatccagcgacggAGGTGAGGGGGGCATGGGGGGCAGCCGATAGTAGGCTGTGACAGGGACGAACCTCCCGAGCGTTTCCCGCAATGTTTTCATTCTCGTGACAGAGAGATGCAGCTGCGGCCGTGCGAAAATCAGAAGCGATGCAGGTTCCTGGGAGCAGGGTAGGTATAACCagtatgaggggcccaggcattttggggggtgattataggggttggataagggctcatgcacacgaccgtatgtattttgcagtccgcaaaaaatacggataacatccacgtgcattccgtattttacggaacagctggcccctaatagaacagtccgtaatgcggacaataataggacaagttctatttttttttttacggaaacggaatgcacacggaataacttccgtttttttgatgGCACATTGAAATtattggttccgcaaaaaaaaaaacgggacggacacggaaagaaaatatgttcgaatGCATGAGCCCTTTTACAGTTTAATAAGGGGCAGCTCAATTGCCCACCCGACCACGGCATGTCTGCGCCTCAAACGCCCTGTGTGGTCGTtccgttaggcctcctgcacacagatggcgtccgtccGTGAAAAATCCGGATACCTTCCACTACAAAGGACTTTTCTTGTCCTCAGCACGGACCGGGACAcattctgtaatttgcagaacagccattcggatctgtaaaaaatacggcgccatagaaatgaatgggttaagTGAGCTAGCGGAATAAATGCGCAGAGCAGATATATGAcacatacggtggtgtgcatggggccttacatACTGCCACAGACCACAGCGCGGCTCAGAGGGTGACATCTACCCAATAGTCACTGATGTCACCAAACCACTTTATTGCGTCACTCATGGGGGAGGTTTGCAGCCTGTCAGCCTTTATCTGCCCTGTGTTCACACTTGGCCGGACGGGTGCGGTATTTTCAGGAGCTTCACGCAAACAAAGCAAACATGGAGCCGCCGCAGGTTATGGGCAGGTCACACGCACAGCAGCctcccctcccccagccaccgtgCAACGTGCGCTTTTTGTGTCTGTGAATCAAGCCCTGGTCACGCCCCCTCCGCCATAACTGACAGACACACCAAAACAAGGTGACGTCACTAACGTATGAGaggcttcaaaaaaaaaaaatagtaatggGCGGGGCCACAAGCTGTAAAAGACAAAGAGGGGGAACCAGCGATGGTCTCGTCcgcttatattttttcttctagtGGGAGACGTctaaaagataaaaacatctgCGATACCGCATGAAATATTAGTGAATTTAATAAAGAGTGCGTAAAACGAACGGCAGATGCTGCCGGCGAATATTGTCCTGGAAGGAAATCGCCTCCCTTTGAGGTGTAAGTGGTACGCTCCGAGCAAAGATCTACGTCACCCATTGTTTACAAACCCAGCAGGGCCGGTAGGAGCCGGGCGGAGGAGGactggtggtagtagtggtagcTGCGCTCTTCTGTTTCGCCATGCCGTGCCGCAAGGAGAGCTTCCTGCTGCTGGAGCAGTCGGTCACCGTGGACTCCAAGGAGGTGGACTCCCTGGTCGCCCGCATAGGTGAAGCCCTGCAGCTCAACGCCCACCGGGCTCCGACCTCCTGCAGCCTGGCCCTGAAACCCCCGGCGGTGAGCCGAGCGCCGGCCGCCATGTGCTCCTGTGTGCGGGGCAGGACTACACCATACCGGGTATGCACCCCGAGAGGAGCCGGGCGCTACCATCAGCAGCAGCACCCGGGGGGCGCCAGGCAGTGCTTGGGGAGCAGTAAGCAGCTCTGTGGTCGGGGCTGGGTGCGGGAAAGCTGCAGGAAGGACGAGGGGGAAGACCCGCACCAGCTGCTGCAGGAGCTCCTGCTCTCCGGGAACCTCATCAAAGAAGCCGTGCGGAGGTTACATCTCACCGGGGAGAGCTCCAGCCCGGCGCCCTGCAAAGTGGCCGAGGCCCCCGAGACCCTGGTGCAGTGAGGCTGGCAGAGGCCAGTGCCAAGGAAAGGGGGTGGAGGGGTCAGACCATACCACCTGGTGTTATCTGTGCCCtcatagggggggggggtgactgtcCATGCCAAGGTGGTGGGCATTATGCCCTGGTGAACATTGGTCTGTCACAGCCGGGTGCACACGCTAATCATGTCAAACGTGTACAGATCATCTCCCACCCAACGTGAGCCATATCCACAATGTGGTCCTGGGTGGTGGTCACTGCCTTGAAGCCAGTAATGGtaccatgtgtgaccacctctacACCCCCCCAACATGGAGGCCTCTCAATTTTGGTGGACTTTTTCAAGAGACTCCCCTCCCTGTAAGACTATCGGACATTGGGGACGAAAGAAGAACTTTATACCGACTTACTGATCAAAAATATCCCACCGGGAACTCCAGACAACCTcaccctggtgacctccatcagtgCACACCTCAGGCCACCAGAGTTGCTCTTCTTCACCAGCCAACTTTAAGTCTTTCTGCCCAAATGACACCGGTCTTGCCCCCATCCTTGCTGACTGGCGAACAGTTGGTTGGTCCCATTCTCACATTGATGCTGGAGATGCCACCAAGTTTGAGGTTCCTCAAGAACAAGAGCGGTAGATTATCTTAGTGACCCTAAAGATGAATCATGTGCAGTCCTACCATGAGCCAGTTGCAGAGTTTAgcccccaatcccccccccctccctgtttaCAAGATACTTGAAGGGGTTCATAAACTTTAGAATTTAGCCCTCAAATTGGAACCCTGATCAAGAAGCTCtgtttgttgttttcctagaAATTGAGAATTTGACTTGTGTACCTGGTTCTTCGTGCCGGTTCCACTACACTAGTGTGATCCCAAAggaacccggggggggggggggggggggggggggggttgtggatGCCAATGTTCTCCTTATTTGGGGTTAAGTAATTGTTCGGCTGCTTGTTTACAGGTCTGCGGGCGCTGGCTCCTGCTCCTATCCCGTGTTATTGTTTTGCCTGGCAGAGCTTGTTGGCATTGGTTGCTGaaggtcaacttttttttttttttttggcaaagttAGTTGCACAGCCTGAGATGACCCTAAAGCAGGACAAGCTAATGTGAATGGTGCCACACGTGTGCTGCAGCCAAATGGACGGAAAATACTGAATTTATTTAGCTTTTGTGCATTGGTGAGATCAGGACACAACCTTGTATTGAGGGATGTCTTTGCTTATTAAGATACATCtaggtgttaaaggggtattctgcttATGTAAAGCTATCCCCTATACCAGGGATCCTTGACCttgggcactccagctgctgtgaaactacaactcccagcatgcaaacatgcttggctgttcCCACAAAAGTGAattaagcattctgggagttgtagtttctgaacagctgggggTTGCTGACGCTTGCCCTATACACAGCATAGGGTGGGGGTCCTGACAACACTGTAACCCCCCGCCCCCATCGGTCacaagaatggggggggggggggatagactTTACAtagccggaatacccctttattgaCTTGAAATGTGATGGGTGAACTGGAAAGTGTTTCTTATTCTGGTTCTATTGATACATTAGTATTGTGGGTATAAGATCAGTGccttccttttctttttctttttttcttcccctTCTTCTCACCTTGTTAGGGATTTGTTCACACCTGCAGGTTTTGTTCAGACAATCCAAAATCAGACAGATAATAAATCTCCACCCTGGACTTTGGCCtttaaaaactgtattaaaaaaaaaacctgaacaaaACCTGCTCGTCTGACtacagccttaggctacatgcacacggccgtatgtgttttgatgCCATCCGTTTCTTTTTGCgggtccattgtaacaatgcctaaaacggacaggaATAAGACGtgttctaattttttattttttgcaggattacGCAACGGACATgctgatagcacacggtgtgctgtctgcattttttttgtggacccattgagatgaatgggtccgcatcctatccgctaaaaaaaacggaacggacacagaaacaaacaaccttcgtgtgcatgtggccttatagtgtgtagttttttatttttctgaccaTGTCGCCCTCCTTAGGTCCAGCAGCGGGACAGCACACGTCTGTAACATGTCCCATTGTTCTAGTGCATATGACATGTAAACAGTGTCAGCACCTAACACGTCGGGATTGTGCGGTTTTCTTCCCAGTACAGAATGGTAGAATCTCTCCTCCCCCTCACTAGGATATAGAAATGCCAAGAGCTCAGCATGTTTTTTTCTTCCCCAGCACCACCTCATGAACAAATATGGAGTGAGAAAATGCTTGTGTCCtgtgtttcatatttcccatagaccttcaggGTGTTTTtactgcataaaaaataaaaataaaaaaagccaaaGTCCAGAAAAACaccaccaaaaacctgtgttcccCGTGTATGCGCACTAAATCTGTCATCTGTTCAGCGTTTTCTGGGAGAGACACTTATTTGCTCGCATCCATGTATGTCTATGGCTGTTTATTACATGGCAGCGTGGGTGTGAGTATTTTTGCAAACAGTGGTGTccccctgacccccccccccccctcccccccctccccagtgttGGTTCCCATGGGGCAGTTGTCACCATGCTAGGTGTGTAATGCTCTAAAGGATCAATGGCAATACCCTGTGTAGATCTG
Coding sequences within it:
- the LOC121001495 gene encoding GSK-3-binding protein-like, which translates into the protein MPCRKESFLLLEQSVTVDSKEVDSLVARIGEALQLNAHRAPTSCSLALKPPAVSRAPAAMCSCVRGRTTPYRVCTPRGAGRYHQQQHPGGARQCLGSSKQLCGRGWVRESCRKDEGEDPHQLLQELLLSGNLIKEAVRRLHLTGESSSPAPCKVAEAPETLVQ